In one window of Janthinobacterium sp. 1_2014MBL_MicDiv DNA:
- a CDS encoding response regulator, with product MKPLGIKAKVALATSLTSIAMIALVTMIQVKHMRDDFTQVLLVQQTALIERTAEELDDKLAMLLDIITQTARHQPPALMADAGALREYYTQRAMLALFDDVLVLDTQGKVVANVPEVPGRNGTDVTDRDYFHTVMRTKQAMITQPMLGKTSHLPIVQMVAPVLDKNGAVAGIVIGVLRLYKDNMLGHLRTAKVGKSGYYFILTREAVPRYVLYPDTSRLLQPRAPNANQTTTQLLKEDGEGSMVSTNSRGITAVNSFKRLKSVNWLLAASLPVADAFEPFNGVLSRLVLWSICASLLAAAVLGWVTVRLLSPLVRLRDTLLSLRASGNRFTPVPVQQRDEIGELTEAFNGLMGERDRLQHELEARAAELEQERDRAEAANRAKSDFVANMSHEIRTPLNAVLGMVYLLGNTKLNTEQRKYLTMVRVAGQSLLGILNDVLDFSKIEARRMDLSPVEFDLDEVMNTLATTMTMNAGEKELELAIAVEPDVPRRLVGDAQRLQQILVNLAGNAIKFTESGEVVVAVSLAESRNERAWLRFEVRDTGIGMTAQQQAQLFTAFSQGDQSITRRFGGTGLGLAISKHLIHMMGGEIAVASSEGKGSRFWFSVPFDVLALPAEARRTPSLGPLRLLVADDNRTTRELIVKLIEAWGWAADEVDSGFAAIELYRERLAQQQPYDVVLADWHMPVMDGLATAKAIRQAASGQRQPIVVMVNAFARNHLEEISSAAEADVVLMKPITGSSLFDALHQALIAKNDGGEQRMLQQPLGTELAGVHFLLVEDNHLNQAVARGILEHMGATLDVVGDGLQAVERLRTEALRYDIVLMDMQMPIMDGFSATHIIRTELRLQLPVIAMTAGVLASERERCMTAGITDFIAKPVVVEEMMDVILRHLPKRPQAQAAEAAPPADDEVFSMAPLMRVMGRDAKGRGVLRRMVEDALNKGMTPVREAETALQAGRHSDVARILHGLRGSVGTLGTKRLIRAAFATEEAIDAGRFDAVAALLATVGSELEQALAAAREWLARLKE from the coding sequence ATGAAGCCTCTCGGCATTAAAGCAAAAGTCGCGCTGGCCACCAGCCTGACCTCGATCGCCATGATCGCCCTGGTCACCATGATCCAGGTCAAGCACATGCGCGACGATTTCACGCAAGTGCTGCTGGTCCAGCAAACGGCCCTGATCGAGCGCACGGCCGAAGAGCTCGACGACAAGTTGGCGATGCTGCTCGACATCATCACCCAGACGGCGCGCCACCAGCCGCCCGCCCTCATGGCCGACGCCGGCGCATTGCGCGAGTACTACACGCAGCGCGCCATGCTGGCCCTGTTCGACGACGTGCTGGTGCTCGACACGCAGGGCAAGGTGGTGGCCAACGTGCCCGAGGTGCCGGGACGCAACGGCACCGACGTGACGGACCGCGATTACTTCCATACCGTCATGCGCACGAAACAGGCGATGATCACGCAACCGATGCTGGGCAAGACCAGCCACTTGCCCATCGTGCAGATGGTCGCGCCCGTGCTGGACAAGAACGGCGCCGTGGCCGGCATCGTGATCGGCGTGCTGCGCCTGTACAAGGACAATATGCTGGGCCACCTGCGCACGGCCAAGGTGGGCAAGAGCGGCTATTACTTCATCCTCACGCGCGAAGCCGTGCCGCGCTACGTGCTGTACCCCGATACCAGCCGCCTGCTGCAGCCGCGCGCGCCGAACGCCAACCAGACCACCACGCAGCTGCTGAAAGAAGACGGCGAAGGCAGCATGGTCAGCACCAACAGCCGCGGCATCACGGCCGTCAACAGCTTCAAGCGATTGAAATCCGTGAACTGGCTGCTGGCCGCCTCGTTGCCCGTGGCCGACGCGTTCGAGCCGTTCAACGGCGTACTGTCACGGCTGGTACTCTGGAGCATCTGCGCCTCGCTGCTGGCCGCGGCCGTGCTGGGCTGGGTCACCGTGCGCCTGCTGTCGCCGCTGGTGCGCCTGCGCGACACCCTGCTGTCGCTGCGCGCCTCGGGCAACCGCTTCACCCCCGTGCCGGTGCAGCAGCGCGACGAGATCGGCGAGCTGACGGAAGCGTTCAACGGCCTGATGGGCGAGCGCGACCGGCTGCAGCACGAGCTCGAGGCGCGCGCGGCGGAGCTGGAGCAGGAGCGCGACCGGGCCGAGGCGGCCAACCGCGCGAAGAGCGATTTCGTGGCCAACATGAGCCATGAAATCCGCACACCGCTCAATGCCGTGCTGGGCATGGTGTATTTGCTCGGCAATACCAAGCTCAACACCGAGCAGCGCAAGTACCTGACCATGGTACGCGTGGCGGGCCAGTCGTTATTGGGCATCCTCAACGATGTGCTCGATTTTTCCAAGATCGAGGCGCGCCGCATGGATCTGTCTCCCGTCGAGTTCGACCTCGATGAAGTCATGAATACCCTCGCCACGACGATGACCATGAATGCCGGCGAGAAAGAACTCGAGCTGGCCATCGCCGTCGAACCCGACGTGCCGCGCCGCCTCGTCGGCGACGCCCAGCGGCTGCAGCAAATCCTCGTCAACCTGGCCGGCAATGCCATCAAGTTTACCGAGAGCGGCGAAGTGGTGGTGGCCGTCAGCCTGGCCGAAAGCAGGAACGAGCGGGCCTGGCTGCGCTTCGAAGTGCGCGACACGGGCATCGGCATGACGGCCCAGCAGCAGGCCCAGCTGTTTACGGCCTTCTCGCAGGGCGACCAGAGCATCACGCGGCGCTTCGGCGGCACGGGCCTGGGCCTGGCCATCAGCAAGCACTTGATCCATATGATGGGCGGCGAGATCGCCGTGGCCAGCAGCGAAGGCAAGGGCAGCCGCTTCTGGTTCAGCGTGCCGTTCGACGTGCTGGCCCTGCCCGCCGAGGCGCGCCGCACGCCGTCGCTGGGGCCGCTGCGCCTGCTGGTGGCCGACGACAACCGCACCACGCGCGAGCTGATCGTCAAGCTGATCGAAGCGTGGGGCTGGGCCGCCGACGAAGTGGACTCGGGCTTTGCCGCCATCGAGCTGTACCGCGAACGCCTGGCGCAGCAGCAGCCCTACGACGTGGTGCTGGCCGACTGGCACATGCCCGTCATGGATGGCCTGGCCACGGCCAAGGCCATCCGCCAGGCCGCGTCCGGCCAGCGCCAGCCCATCGTGGTGATGGTCAACGCCTTCGCGCGCAACCACCTGGAAGAAATCTCCAGCGCGGCCGAAGCCGACGTGGTGCTGATGAAGCCGATCACGGGGTCGAGCCTGTTCGACGCCCTGCACCAGGCGCTGATCGCCAAGAACGATGGCGGCGAGCAACGCATGCTGCAGCAGCCGCTGGGCACGGAACTGGCCGGCGTGCATTTCCTGCTGGTGGAAGACAATCATCTGAACCAGGCCGTGGCGCGCGGCATCCTCGAGCACATGGGCGCCACGCTGGACGTGGTGGGCGACGGCTTGCAGGCCGTGGAACGGCTGCGCACGGAAGCGCTGCGCTACGACATCGTGCTGATGGACATGCAGATGCCCATCATGGACGGCTTCAGCGCCACCCACATCATCCGCACGGAACTGCGCCTGCAGCTGCCCGTGATCGCCATGACGGCCGGCGTGCTCGCTTCCGAACGCGAACGCTGCATGACGGCCGGCATCACCGATTTCATCGCCAAGCCCGTGGTGGTGGAAGAGATGATGGACGTCATCCTGCGCCACCTGCCGAAACGCCCGCAGGCGCAGGCCGCCGAAGCGGCGCCGCCCGCCGATGACGAGGTGTTTTCCATGGCGCCGCTGATGCGCGTGATGGGACGCGACGCCAAGGGCCGCGGCGTGCTGCGGCGCATGGTCGAAGACGCGCTGAACAAGGGCATGACGCCCGTGCGCGAGGCGGAAACGGCCTTGCAGGCGGGACGCCACAGCGACGTGGCGCGCATCCTGCACGGCTTGCGCGGCTCCGTCGGGACCCTGGGCACGAAGCGGCTGATACGCGCCGCCTTCGCCACCGAGGAAGCCATCGATGCCGGCCGTTTCGACGCAGTGGCGGCGCTGCTGGCGACGGTGGGAAGCGAGCTGGAACAGGCGCTGGCGGCAGCGCGCGAGTGGCTGGCACGATTGAAAGAGTAG
- a CDS encoding UdgX family uracil-DNA binding protein (This protein belongs to the uracil DNA glycosylase superfamily, members of which act in excision repair of DNA. However, it belongs more specifically to UdgX branch, whose founding member was found to bind uracil in DNA (where it does not belong), without cleaving it, appears to promote DNA repair by a pathway involving RecA, rather than base excision.) translates to MNAVARLAQSFDEWRAAARELIARKVPPADVAWHAQAGDGDLFSSAPAPADAVMSAPALRLPRQLVELLEAAACFNAADRWAFLYQVLWRWQLGQHDVLSPADADGARLHAMAKAVRREEHDMQAYVRFRERDEAAGAPRFVAWFEPAHEVLPQVARHFARRMGAISWLIATPRASMLWDGATLHAGPALLRGAADIDDAGEALWLTYYRSIFNPARVNAGLLHSHIPSRFWKNLPEGAIVPAMLSGAANGERRTGQTASVGQRSGATMIPISAERAQPARDLPTTLDQCRRCELWKTATQAVHGTGPEQARIMLIGEQPGDQEDLAGLPFVGPAGALLQQAMHEAGMARDSVYLTNAVKHFKWEPRGKRRLHKTPAQREILACHGWLEQELASVKPQVIVALGSTALKALLQDGAASMTPLIGTPVLHDGRWVITVYHPAYVLRAPDAASRRQAYAVIVAGLRQALLLGQDSHHSVEAGTSCPSSRRA, encoded by the coding sequence ATGAACGCCGTGGCGCGGCTGGCACAGTCGTTCGACGAGTGGCGCGCGGCCGCCCGCGAATTGATCGCGCGCAAAGTGCCACCTGCCGATGTCGCCTGGCACGCACAAGCGGGCGATGGCGACCTGTTTTCGTCCGCCCCCGCGCCTGCCGACGCTGTCATGTCGGCGCCCGCCTTGCGCCTGCCGCGCCAGCTGGTGGAACTGCTGGAAGCGGCCGCCTGTTTCAACGCCGCCGACCGCTGGGCCTTTCTGTACCAGGTGCTGTGGCGCTGGCAGCTGGGCCAGCACGACGTACTGTCTCCCGCCGATGCGGACGGCGCGCGCCTGCACGCCATGGCCAAGGCCGTGCGCCGCGAAGAGCACGACATGCAGGCCTATGTACGCTTCAGGGAACGCGACGAAGCGGCTGGCGCGCCGCGCTTCGTCGCCTGGTTCGAGCCCGCGCACGAGGTGCTGCCGCAAGTGGCGCGCCACTTTGCGCGCCGCATGGGCGCCATCAGCTGGCTGATCGCCACGCCCCGGGCCAGCATGCTGTGGGATGGCGCCACCCTGCATGCGGGACCGGCGCTGCTGCGTGGCGCGGCCGACATCGACGATGCGGGCGAAGCCCTGTGGCTGACCTACTACCGCAGCATCTTCAACCCCGCGCGCGTGAATGCCGGCTTGCTGCACAGCCATATCCCCTCGCGCTTCTGGAAGAACCTGCCGGAAGGCGCCATCGTGCCCGCCATGCTGAGCGGCGCCGCCAACGGCGAACGGCGCACGGGCCAGACGGCCAGCGTGGGCCAGCGCAGCGGCGCGACCATGATCCCGATCTCCGCCGAACGCGCCCAGCCCGCGCGCGACCTGCCCACCACCCTGGACCAGTGCCGCCGCTGCGAACTGTGGAAGACCGCCACGCAAGCCGTGCACGGCACGGGGCCGGAACAGGCGCGCATCATGCTCATCGGCGAGCAGCCGGGCGACCAGGAAGACCTGGCGGGCCTGCCGTTTGTCGGCCCGGCCGGCGCGCTGCTGCAGCAAGCCATGCATGAAGCGGGCATGGCGCGCGACAGCGTGTATCTGACCAATGCCGTCAAGCATTTCAAGTGGGAACCGCGCGGCAAGCGCCGCCTGCACAAGACGCCCGCGCAGCGCGAAATCCTCGCCTGCCATGGCTGGCTGGAACAGGAACTGGCAAGCGTGAAACCGCAGGTGATCGTGGCGCTGGGCAGCACGGCATTGAAGGCGCTATTGCAAGATGGCGCGGCGAGCATGACACCGCTGATCGGCACGCCCGTCTTGCACGACGGGCGCTGGGTGATTACCGTATATCACCCCGCGTATGTGCTGCGCGCGCCCGATGCGGCAAGCCGGCGCCAGGCTTACGCAGTGATCGTGGCGGGGCTGCGGCAGGCGCTGCTGCTAGGGCAGGATAGCCATCACAGCGTCGAGGCCGGCACTTCCTGCCCCTCGTCGCGCCGCGCATAG
- a CDS encoding sulfate/molybdate ABC transporter ATP-binding protein, whose amino-acid sequence MQLDLDLRATLRSGKRRFDMHVQCTSSSQRIAMYGPSGAGKSMTLKAIAGLFTPDAGHIRLNGRTLFDSAAGINLPPQQRNVAYLFQDYALFPHLTVRQNVGFGLARGWFNPRAREKLAKVEHWLDAFHLQELAHQFPDELSGGQRQRVALARALVAEPAALLLDEPFAALDPALRVKMRLELSQWQQRLDVPMILITHDPEDARILGEHVLYLRDGQIDSMEEALGERIG is encoded by the coding sequence ATGCAACTCGACCTCGACCTCCGCGCCACCTTGCGCTCCGGCAAACGCCGTTTCGACATGCACGTGCAGTGCACGTCCAGCAGCCAGCGCATCGCCATGTATGGCCCGTCCGGGGCCGGCAAGAGCATGACCCTGAAAGCCATTGCCGGCCTCTTCACCCCGGACGCAGGCCATATCCGGCTGAACGGGCGCACCCTGTTCGATTCCGCCGCCGGCATCAACCTGCCGCCGCAGCAGCGCAATGTCGCCTATCTGTTCCAGGACTACGCGCTGTTCCCGCACCTGACGGTGCGCCAGAACGTGGGCTTTGGCCTGGCGCGCGGCTGGTTCAATCCGCGCGCGCGCGAAAAACTGGCCAAGGTCGAGCACTGGCTCGACGCGTTTCACCTGCAGGAACTGGCGCACCAGTTCCCCGACGAGTTGTCCGGCGGCCAGCGCCAAAGGGTGGCGCTGGCAAGGGCGCTCGTGGCCGAACCGGCCGCCCTGCTGCTCGACGAGCCGTTTGCCGCCCTCGATCCGGCCCTGCGTGTCAAAATGCGCCTCGAGTTGAGCCAGTGGCAGCAGCGCCTGGACGTGCCCATGATCCTGATCACGCATGATCCGGAAGATGCGCGCATCCTGGGCGAACATGTGCTTTACTTGCGCGACGGACAAATTGACAGCATGGAAGAGGCATTGGGTGAACGCATTGGATAA
- a CDS encoding bile acid:sodium symporter family protein, which translates to MSSFSPAALLRNLKPDSFTIALLVTVALASFLPCTGQTAVVFGNITTVAIGALFFLHGAKLSREAVVAGAMHWRLHLLVLASTFVLFPLLGLALRPLALTFLTPDLYMGILFLCALPSTVQSSIAMTAMARGNVPAAICSASASNFIGIFLAPILVGLLVAKGAESKSSVDAVLSIVMQLLLPFLAGQFLRRWIGRWVDRHKATLKYVDQGSILLVVYTAFSEAVSEGLWHTISVETLVALGLISILLLALVLGIATFVSRRLGFNKEDEIAIVFCASKKSLASGVPMAKVLFSTRSLGMVILPLMLFHQIQLMICAVIAQRYARRDEGQEVPASTL; encoded by the coding sequence ATGTCTTCTTTCTCTCCCGCTGCCCTGTTGCGCAATCTGAAACCCGACTCTTTCACCATCGCCCTGCTCGTCACCGTGGCGCTGGCCAGTTTCCTGCCCTGCACGGGCCAGACGGCCGTGGTGTTCGGCAATATCACCACCGTCGCCATCGGCGCCCTGTTCTTCCTGCACGGCGCCAAGCTGTCGCGCGAAGCCGTGGTGGCCGGCGCCATGCACTGGCGTCTGCACCTGCTGGTGCTGGCCAGCACCTTCGTCCTGTTCCCCCTGCTCGGCCTGGCCCTGCGCCCGCTGGCGCTGACCTTCCTCACGCCCGACCTGTACATGGGCATTTTGTTCCTGTGCGCCCTGCCGTCGACCGTGCAATCGTCGATCGCCATGACGGCCATGGCGCGTGGCAATGTGCCGGCCGCCATCTGCAGCGCCTCGGCCTCGAACTTCATCGGCATCTTCCTCGCCCCCATCCTGGTGGGCTTGCTGGTGGCCAAGGGTGCGGAAAGCAAGTCCTCGGTCGACGCCGTGCTGTCCATCGTCATGCAACTGCTGCTGCCGTTCCTGGCCGGCCAGTTCCTGCGCCGCTGGATCGGGCGCTGGGTCGACCGCCACAAGGCCACCTTGAAATACGTCGACCAGGGTTCCATCCTGCTGGTCGTCTACACGGCCTTCAGCGAAGCCGTCAGCGAAGGCCTGTGGCACACGATTTCGGTGGAAACCCTGGTGGCGCTGGGCCTGATCAGCATCCTGCTGCTGGCGCTGGTGCTGGGCATCGCCACCTTCGTCAGCCGCCGCCTGGGCTTCAACAAGGAAGACGAGATCGCCATCGTCTTTTGCGCCTCGAAGAAAAGCCTGGCCAGCGGCGTGCCGATGGCCAAGGTGCTGTTCTCCACGCGCTCGCTGGGCATGGTGATCCTGCCGCTGATGCTGTTCCACCAGATCCAGCTGATGATCTGCGCCGTGATCGCGCAACGCTATGCGCGGCGCGACGAGGGGCAGGAAGTGCCGGCCTCGACGCTGTGA
- a CDS encoding TOBE domain-containing protein, with product MTVGGENLGGAGRVELLGAIAECGSITQAAKLVKMSYKAAWDAIDAMNNLAGEPLVERLTGGKGGGGTRLTQRGRQLVDNFRIIEREHARYLRQLGSQAEGIADDLLLIRRMAMKTTARNQFLGKVADIKVGAVNDEVTLELPGGQQIVAIVTHDSSESLGLAAGVEAFALIKASSIILVADSEGARFSARNQLAGTVTRVQTGAVNTEVVLDLPRGGTIAAIITNQSSTDLGIEIGSSVTAIFKASSVILGVPA from the coding sequence ATGACGGTGGGCGGAGAAAATCTGGGCGGCGCCGGACGCGTGGAATTGCTGGGCGCCATCGCCGAGTGCGGTTCCATCACGCAGGCGGCCAAGCTTGTGAAGATGAGCTACAAGGCGGCCTGGGACGCCATCGACGCCATGAACAACCTGGCCGGCGAGCCGCTGGTGGAGCGCTTGACGGGCGGCAAGGGCGGCGGCGGCACGCGGCTGACGCAAAGGGGGCGCCAGCTGGTCGACAATTTCCGTATCATCGAGCGTGAGCATGCGCGCTATCTGCGCCAGCTGGGCAGCCAGGCGGAAGGCATCGCCGACGATCTTTTACTCATACGGAGAATGGCCATGAAAACCACGGCACGCAATCAATTCCTCGGCAAGGTAGCCGACATCAAGGTGGGCGCCGTCAACGACGAAGTCACGCTGGAATTGCCGGGTGGCCAGCAGATCGTCGCCATCGTCACGCACGACAGCAGCGAAAGCCTGGGCCTGGCCGCCGGCGTGGAAGCGTTCGCGCTGATCAAGGCTTCGTCGATCATCCTCGTGGCCGACAGCGAGGGCGCGCGCTTTTCCGCGCGCAACCAGCTGGCCGGCACCGTCACGCGCGTGCAGACGGGCGCCGTCAACACGGAAGTGGTGCTGGACCTGCCGCGCGGCGGCACCATCGCCGCCATCATCACGAACCAGAGCAGCACGGACCTGGGCATCGAGATCGGCAGCAGCGTGACGGCGATCTTCAAGGCCTCCAGCGTGATTTTGGGTGTGCCGGCATAA
- the fnr gene encoding fumarate/nitrate reduction transcriptional regulator Fnr: MTEALLSPALPAVNVEALRARCSTCSMHQLCLPMGLDVGDMDRLDQIIGRRRKVARGASLFRIGDSFQNLYAIRLGHFKTYQINPGGEEQVTGFQMAGELLGMDAISADRHHCNAVALEDSEVCEIPFSSLEQLLGNMPTLLRHFHRMMSQEITREQSVMLLLGNMQATQRFAAFIVNLASRYEARGYSGSNFQLRMSREEIGNYLGLTIESVSRLLSKFKKEGWLRVSNREIEILQPAKLKAITAGTDTCK; encoded by the coding sequence ATGACAGAAGCGCTACTCTCTCCAGCCTTGCCCGCCGTGAACGTGGAAGCGTTGCGTGCGCGCTGCTCGACGTGCAGCATGCATCAATTGTGCCTGCCGATGGGCCTCGACGTGGGCGACATGGACAGGCTGGACCAGATTATCGGCCGTCGCCGCAAGGTCGCGCGCGGCGCCTCGCTGTTCCGCATCGGCGACTCGTTCCAGAACCTGTACGCGATCCGCCTGGGCCACTTCAAGACTTACCAGATCAATCCGGGCGGCGAAGAGCAGGTGACGGGCTTCCAGATGGCTGGCGAACTGCTGGGCATGGACGCCATCAGCGCCGACCGCCACCACTGCAATGCCGTGGCGCTGGAAGACAGCGAAGTGTGTGAAATCCCGTTTTCCAGCCTGGAACAATTGCTGGGCAATATGCCCACCCTGCTGCGCCATTTCCACCGCATGATGAGCCAGGAAATCACGCGCGAGCAAAGCGTGATGCTGTTGCTGGGCAATATGCAGGCGACGCAGCGTTTTGCCGCCTTCATCGTCAACCTGGCGTCGCGCTACGAGGCGCGCGGCTATTCGGGCAGCAACTTCCAGTTGCGCATGTCGCGCGAGGAAATCGGCAACTACCTGGGCCTGACCATCGAGAGCGTCAGCCGCTTGCTGTCGAAGTTCAAGAAGGAAGGCTGGCTGCGCGTGTCGAACCGCGAGATCGAGATCCTGCAGCCGGCAAAATTAAAAGCCATTACGGCCGGCACCGACACCTGCAAATAA
- the modB gene encoding molybdate ABC transporter permease subunit, which produces MDIAWTALALSLKVAAWATALNLLLGIGTGYLLARARFPGRNLLDALLTLPMVMPPTVLGYYLLVLLGRRGTLGIWLQDTFGINLIFTWQGAVIASTVVAFPLVFKPARAAFEAVDGQLEQAARVLGISELAIFFRVTLPLAWRGILAGVLLGFVRALGEFGATLMVAGSIPGKTQTLSVAVYEAVQAGQDDAANMLVLITSVVCIVVLLAAGRLAPGRIAHK; this is translated from the coding sequence ATGGATATCGCCTGGACCGCGCTGGCCCTGTCGCTGAAGGTGGCGGCGTGGGCCACGGCGCTCAATTTGTTGCTCGGCATCGGCACCGGCTATCTGCTGGCGCGTGCCCGCTTTCCTGGGCGTAACCTGCTCGATGCGCTGCTGACCTTGCCGATGGTGATGCCGCCCACCGTGCTCGGCTACTATTTGCTGGTCTTGCTGGGCCGGCGCGGCACGCTCGGTATCTGGCTGCAGGATACCTTCGGCATCAACCTGATCTTCACCTGGCAAGGCGCCGTGATCGCCTCGACGGTGGTGGCCTTCCCCCTCGTCTTCAAGCCCGCGCGCGCCGCCTTCGAGGCCGTCGATGGCCAGCTCGAGCAGGCGGCCCGCGTGCTGGGCATCTCGGAGCTGGCGATTTTCTTCCGCGTCACCCTGCCGCTGGCGTGGCGCGGCATCCTGGCCGGCGTGCTGCTGGGTTTTGTGCGCGCGCTGGGCGAATTCGGCGCCACCCTGATGGTGGCTGGCAGCATTCCTGGCAAGACGCAGACCCTGTCGGTCGCCGTGTATGAAGCCGTGCAGGCGGGCCAGGACGATGCGGCCAACATGCTGGTGCTGATCACTTCCGTCGTCTGCATCGTGGTGCTGCTGGCCGCCGGCCGCCTGGCACCGGGACGCATCGCTCACAAATGA
- a CDS encoding putative DNA modification/repair radical SAM protein, which produces MELTDKLEILADAAKYDASCASSGAPKRDSIGKDGFGATSGMGICHSYTPDGRCVSLLKILLTNYCLYDCQYCVNRRSSNVPRARFTVAEVVRLTADFYLRNYIDGLFLSSGIIQSADYTMEQLVQVARELREVHQFRGYIHLKTIPDADPALIAQAGRYADRLSVNIELPTQDSVQALAPEKSVHTIKLAMGAIRRKLDEKAEEPRSPRFAPAGQSTQMIVGADASDDQQILSTAETLYGSYKLKRVYYSAFSPIPDSPKSVPLAPPPMLREHRLYQADFLLRSYGFQASELLPATGGNLALDIDPKLAWALAHREHFPLDLNRAAQHMIARVPGIGLRNAQRIVDLRRLRQVRYADLSRLRCSMKKIAPFIITADYFPARDTTASEHLRQAMAEAPRQMHLWPELQAA; this is translated from the coding sequence ATGGAATTGACGGACAAGCTGGAAATCCTGGCCGACGCAGCCAAGTACGACGCGTCCTGCGCCAGCAGTGGCGCGCCCAAGCGCGACTCCATCGGCAAGGACGGCTTTGGCGCCACCTCGGGCATGGGCATCTGCCACAGCTACACGCCGGACGGGCGCTGCGTCTCCCTGCTGAAAATACTGCTGACCAATTACTGCCTGTACGATTGCCAGTACTGCGTCAACCGCCGCAGCTCGAACGTGCCGCGCGCGCGGTTTACGGTGGCCGAAGTGGTCAGGCTGACGGCCGATTTTTACCTGCGCAACTACATCGACGGCCTGTTCCTCAGTTCCGGCATCATCCAGTCGGCCGACTACACGATGGAACAGCTGGTGCAGGTGGCGCGCGAGCTGCGCGAAGTGCACCAGTTCCGCGGCTACATCCACCTGAAAACCATCCCCGACGCCGATCCCGCCCTGATCGCGCAGGCGGGCCGCTATGCCGACCGGCTCAGCGTCAATATCGAACTGCCGACGCAGGACAGCGTGCAAGCACTGGCGCCGGAAAAAAGCGTGCACACGATCAAGCTGGCCATGGGCGCCATCCGCCGCAAGCTCGATGAAAAGGCAGAGGAACCAAGGTCGCCGCGCTTCGCGCCGGCCGGGCAAAGCACGCAGATGATCGTCGGCGCCGACGCCAGCGACGACCAGCAGATCCTCTCCACGGCCGAGACCCTGTACGGCAGCTACAAGCTCAAGCGCGTGTACTACTCGGCCTTCAGCCCCATCCCCGACAGCCCGAAAAGCGTGCCGCTGGCGCCGCCGCCGATGCTGCGCGAACACCGGCTGTACCAGGCCGATTTTTTGCTGCGCAGCTATGGTTTCCAGGCCAGCGAACTGCTGCCGGCAACGGGCGGCAACCTGGCGCTCGATATCGACCCCAAGCTGGCGTGGGCGCTGGCGCACCGCGAACATTTTCCGCTGGACTTGAACCGCGCGGCGCAGCACATGATCGCGCGCGTGCCCGGCATCGGCTTGCGCAACGCACAGCGCATCGTCGACCTGCGCCGGCTGCGGCAAGTGCGCTACGCCGACCTGTCGCGCCTGCGCTGCAGCATGAAGAAAATCGCGCCCTTCATCATCACGGCCGATTATTTCCCCGCGCGCGACACCACGGCTTCCGAACACCTGCGCCAGGCCATGGCGGAAGCGCCGCGGCAGATGCATTTGTGGCCGGAATTGCAGGCAGCATGA
- the modA gene encoding molybdate ABC transporter substrate-binding protein, whose protein sequence is MRLTPLAQFFGAALLATVASSALAGEVVVSAAASLTNAFKDAAQGYEAQYPGSKVSLNFAASGVLLQQIVKGAPVDVFASADQETMDAAQKQGLVLPADRQDFVGNSLVLIVPHDSKLGIKSLTDLTHKGVTRVAIANPASVPVGRYSEGALKKAKLWDAVQTKAIGTQNVRQSLDYVARGEVDAGFVYATDAAIMKDKVNVVLEVPLDAPVLYPIATIKDSANQAEAKRFVSYLQTAPAQAILAKYGFKKP, encoded by the coding sequence ATGCGCCTCACCCCTCTCGCCCAATTCTTCGGCGCCGCCCTGCTTGCCACCGTCGCCTCGTCCGCCCTGGCCGGCGAAGTGGTGGTCTCGGCCGCCGCCAGCCTGACGAATGCGTTCAAGGATGCGGCGCAGGGCTATGAGGCGCAGTATCCGGGTAGCAAAGTCTCGCTGAACTTCGCCGCCTCGGGCGTGCTGCTGCAGCAGATCGTCAAGGGCGCGCCCGTCGACGTGTTTGCCTCGGCCGACCAGGAAACCATGGATGCGGCGCAAAAGCAGGGCCTCGTATTGCCGGCCGACCGCCAGGATTTCGTCGGCAACAGCCTGGTGCTGATCGTGCCGCACGACAGCAAGCTCGGCATCAAGAGCCTGACGGACCTGACGCACAAGGGCGTGACCCGCGTCGCCATCGCCAACCCGGCCAGCGTGCCCGTTGGCCGCTATTCGGAAGGCGCGCTGAAGAAGGCCAAGCTGTGGGACGCCGTGCAGACCAAGGCCATCGGCACGCAAAACGTGCGCCAATCGCTCGATTACGTGGCGCGCGGCGAAGTCGATGCGGGTTTCGTCTATGCCACCGACGCGGCCATCATGAAGGATAAAGTGAATGTGGTGCTGGAAGTGCCGCTGGACGCGCCCGTGCTGTACCCGATCGCCACCATCAAGGACAGCGCCAACCAGGCCGAGGCGAAGCGTTTCGTCAGCTACCTGCAGACGGCGCCGGCGCAAGCCATCCTCGCCAAGTACGGCTTCAAGAAACCATAG